The proteins below are encoded in one region of Pseudomonas sp. SCB32:
- a CDS encoding hydantoinase B/oxoprolinase family protein — translation MSHANPFTREIIKNALVAIGEEMFIALKRTSMSPIIYEALDYGIGLTDAGGQLISQGNGIPGFIGTLDGAVRSVLDKFPAQDIRPGDMFITNDPYGGGGTHLSDVSMIMPVFHGDRLIAWTANKAHWTEVGGKDPGSFSSDASEIYQEGLQFPTVRIYDQGRINQALVDMIAANVRLPEMTIGDMHACAAALRVGERRLLAIVGKYGEATTLDAIERLLEHGEAMTLESFKALPKGVFHAEDVIDEDGLGNGPFHVKVRVEISDSRFLVDFSGSSLQAPGPINNTLAGLHSAVREVLMGVVRPGVSANAGCFRPIEVICPPGTICTAQRPAPVSAYFETMVVASDVIRRALAPLLPDRLIAGQLGSVCSMVLNGQHRHSGEEYLLVQPLVGGWGAAQDADGQSGQFCVGNGETSNIPVEITERCYDVLVERYAFNPEGGGAGRQRGGRGVVLDYRILSDKAWISTFFGRGVTPPWGIDGGAEGTCNYAEVQGADGSRKRFSRANRVPLLKGDLLRLVTANGGGWGPASERSLADIAADVAAGYLSREQALAEYPQYRPGAVGA, via the coding sequence ATGTCGCACGCCAACCCGTTCACCCGAGAGATCATCAAGAACGCCCTGGTGGCCATCGGCGAGGAAATGTTCATCGCCCTCAAGCGCACCAGCATGAGCCCGATCATCTATGAAGCCCTGGACTACGGCATCGGCCTGACCGACGCCGGTGGCCAACTGATCTCCCAGGGCAACGGCATCCCCGGCTTCATCGGCACCCTGGATGGCGCGGTGCGCAGCGTGCTGGATAAATTCCCGGCACAGGACATCCGCCCCGGCGACATGTTCATCACCAACGACCCCTATGGCGGCGGCGGTACCCACCTGTCCGACGTCTCCATGATCATGCCGGTATTCCACGGCGATCGACTGATCGCCTGGACCGCCAACAAGGCGCACTGGACCGAGGTTGGCGGCAAGGACCCGGGCAGTTTCAGCTCCGACGCCAGCGAGATCTATCAGGAAGGTCTGCAGTTCCCGACCGTCCGTATCTACGACCAGGGCCGGATCAACCAGGCGCTGGTCGACATGATCGCCGCCAACGTGCGCCTGCCGGAGATGACCATCGGCGACATGCACGCCTGCGCGGCCGCCCTGCGGGTTGGCGAGCGGCGTCTGCTGGCGATCGTCGGCAAGTACGGCGAGGCCACCACGCTGGATGCCATCGAGCGCCTGCTGGAGCATGGCGAGGCAATGACCCTGGAGAGCTTCAAGGCGCTGCCCAAGGGCGTCTTCCACGCCGAGGACGTGATCGACGAGGACGGCCTCGGCAACGGTCCGTTCCACGTCAAGGTGCGCGTGGAGATCAGCGACAGCCGCTTCCTGGTCGACTTCAGCGGCTCCAGCCTGCAGGCGCCGGGGCCGATCAACAACACCCTGGCCGGCCTGCACTCGGCGGTGCGCGAAGTGCTCATGGGCGTGGTGCGCCCGGGTGTTTCGGCCAACGCCGGATGCTTCCGTCCCATCGAGGTGATCTGCCCGCCCGGCACCATCTGCACGGCGCAGCGCCCGGCGCCGGTCTCGGCCTATTTCGAGACGATGGTGGTCGCCTCCGACGTGATCCGCCGGGCACTGGCGCCGCTGCTGCCGGACCGCTTGATTGCCGGCCAGCTGGGCTCGGTGTGTTCCATGGTGCTCAACGGCCAACACCGCCACAGCGGCGAGGAGTACCTCCTGGTACAGCCGCTGGTGGGTGGTTGGGGCGCCGCTCAGGACGCCGACGGCCAAAGCGGCCAGTTCTGCGTCGGTAATGGCGAAACCAGCAACATCCCGGTGGAGATCACCGAGCGCTGCTACGACGTACTGGTCGAACGCTACGCCTTCAACCCAGAGGGCGGCGGGGCAGGGCGCCAGCGTGGCGGACGCGGCGTCGTGCTGGACTACCGCATCCTCTCGGACAAGGCCTGGATATCGACCTTCTTCGGCCGTGGGGTGACACCGCCGTGGGGTATCGATGGCGGTGCCGAGGGCACCTGCAACTACGCCGAAGTACAGGGCGCCGATGGCAGCCGCAAGCGCTTCAGCCGTGCCAACCGCGTGCCGCTGCTCAAGGGCGACCTGCTGCGCCTGGTGACGGCCAATGGCGGTGGCTGGGGGCCGGCATCGGAACGCTCGCTGGCTGACATCGCTGCTGACGTGGCCGCCGGCTATCTGAGCCGGGAACAGGCACTCGCGGAGTATCCGCAGTATCGCCCGGGTGCCGTCGGGGCCTGA
- a CDS encoding sterol desaturase family protein produces MGDLAFLLGHLTELVIDPVVHRFAGLFDLNGRVGALFIFLSYAVAYGLFRFRKYRGLTEAWSFWQFLGGNRVHFHPSALLDYRYYFVRGILHAAVLVPIIGLVDPYILSSGDYIAFFTRLWGARPQVGENLGLSLLYGLGVFLVSDFKNYWVHRAFHSRWLWAFHKVHHSASVLVPVTASRVHFVEKLAGKLAGVVALGAYAGVFWYACGGEVSRYTLFGVTYLIFIFNALAVNLRHSHVWLSFGPVVEHVLNSPAQHQIHHSDAPRHFNRNFAINLSLWDWMFGTLYVTSRTPERIQFGAGERDDDRYLTVYSLIVTPFVETVRKIRKARSAQTIGSGASPSAS; encoded by the coding sequence ATGGGTGATCTTGCGTTTCTCCTTGGCCACCTGACCGAGCTGGTGATCGATCCTGTCGTCCATCGCTTCGCCGGTCTTTTCGACCTGAATGGACGCGTCGGTGCGCTGTTCATCTTCCTCTCCTACGCCGTCGCCTATGGCCTGTTCCGCTTCAGAAAGTATCGCGGGCTGACAGAGGCATGGTCGTTCTGGCAGTTCCTGGGTGGCAACCGGGTGCATTTCCATCCTTCGGCGTTGCTGGATTACCGCTACTACTTCGTGCGGGGCATCCTGCATGCGGCGGTGCTGGTGCCGATCATCGGCCTGGTCGATCCCTATATCCTGAGCTCCGGCGACTACATCGCCTTCTTCACCAGGCTGTGGGGCGCGCGCCCGCAGGTAGGTGAAAACCTCGGCCTGTCGCTGCTCTATGGGCTGGGCGTGTTCCTGGTGAGCGACTTCAAGAATTACTGGGTCCACCGCGCCTTCCATTCACGCTGGCTGTGGGCGTTCCACAAGGTGCATCACTCGGCGTCGGTGCTGGTGCCAGTCACGGCCAGCCGCGTTCACTTCGTGGAGAAGCTCGCCGGGAAGCTGGCCGGGGTCGTCGCCCTGGGGGCCTATGCCGGGGTTTTCTGGTACGCCTGCGGCGGGGAGGTCAGCCGTTACACGCTGTTCGGCGTGACCTACCTGATCTTCATCTTCAATGCGCTGGCGGTGAACCTGCGGCACAGCCATGTGTGGCTGTCCTTCGGGCCGGTGGTCGAGCACGTGCTGAACAGCCCGGCCCAGCACCAGATCCACCACAGCGATGCGCCCCGGCACTTCAACAGGAATTTCGCGATCAACCTGTCGCTGTGGGACTGGATGTTCGGCACGCTCTACGTCACCAGCCGGACGCCGGAACGCATCCAGTTCGGCGCCGGGGAGCGGGACGATGACCGTTACCTGACGGTCTACAGCCTGATCGTCACGCCCTTCGTGGAAACGGTCCGCAAGATTCGCAAGGCACGCAGCGCGCAGACGATTGGGAGCGGCGCGTCCCCAAGCGCTTCGTAG
- a CDS encoding AzlC family ABC transporter permease, with translation MSQTTLYSRAFLKGAIDITPLSLAVLPWGLLAGSLAIDAGLSPLQGQGLSAIVFAGAAQLVAIGMLKGGAGFFSIMITTLLLTSQHLLYGMTMRPVISGLPGRWRAGLGFLLTDEFFALTSGHDRETFNRWYALGVGLTFYIAWNLFTLAGVLLGSSIPGLEHLGLDFSIAATFVALIAPVVKNVPTVVCVAVSLFCSVLFSYWQLGSALVLSGLAGMFAGFVCQKFSGVRA, from the coding sequence ATGTCCCAGACCACGCTTTACTCCCGCGCCTTCCTCAAGGGCGCCATCGACATCACGCCGCTGTCCCTGGCGGTGCTGCCCTGGGGGCTGCTCGCCGGCTCGCTGGCCATCGACGCCGGGCTCTCGCCGCTGCAGGGCCAGGGGCTGTCCGCCATCGTCTTCGCTGGCGCGGCGCAGCTGGTGGCCATTGGCATGCTCAAGGGTGGCGCCGGGTTCTTCTCGATCATGATCACCACCCTGCTGCTGACCTCCCAGCACCTGCTCTACGGAATGACCATGCGCCCAGTGATCTCCGGCCTGCCCGGCCGCTGGCGCGCGGGGCTTGGCTTTCTGCTCACCGACGAATTCTTCGCCCTCACCAGCGGCCACGACCGCGAGACCTTTAACCGCTGGTACGCCCTGGGCGTGGGCCTGACCTTCTACATTGCCTGGAACCTCTTCACCCTCGCCGGCGTGCTGCTGGGCAGCAGCATTCCGGGGCTGGAGCACCTGGGCCTGGACTTCTCCATCGCCGCCACCTTCGTCGCGCTGATCGCGCCGGTGGTAAAGAACGTGCCGACCGTGGTCTGCGTCGCTGTTTCGCTGTTCTGTTCGGTGCTGTTCAGTTACTGGCAATTGGGTTCGGCGCTGGTGCTGTCGGGGCTGGCGGGGATGTTCGCCGGTTTCGTCTGCCAGAAGTTCTCGGGGGTGCGCGCATGA
- a CDS encoding AzlD domain-containing protein: MMVWAVIVGMGLIVFFNRYVFLEPRLPIRLSSNVRQFLGFAVPGMLTAICGPIVFLPEHQLNLRPDNPYLLGAIVAVALVLWTRNVLISVLLSMGAFYLLRWWL, from the coding sequence ATGATGGTCTGGGCAGTGATCGTCGGCATGGGCCTGATCGTGTTCTTCAACCGCTACGTGTTCCTGGAACCGCGCCTGCCGATCCGCCTGAGCAGCAACGTGCGACAGTTCCTCGGCTTCGCCGTGCCGGGGATGCTCACCGCGATCTGCGGGCCGATCGTGTTCCTCCCGGAGCACCAGTTGAATCTGAGGCCGGACAATCCCTACCTGCTTGGCGCCATCGTCGCCGTGGCGCTGGTGCTGTGGACGCGCAATGTGCTGATCAGCGTGCTGCTGAGCATGGGGGCGTTCTATCTGTTGCGGTGGTGGCTGTAG
- a CDS encoding PLP-dependent aminotransferase family protein, protein MKTPGGMLLTGIELDRSSPIPLYRQLYLQVRKQILSGRLPGGTRLPSTRTLCKELGLSRITLLNAFDQLTAEGFLASRTGAGTYVGSEWEGRSAADAPRKPPRLSNLSQAVHSLRSEHFSGVSYSTWAPDCPTSFLPSHPAYDAFPMLVWKRLMNRHLRKGSKDSLGYGELKGLQRLREAIVEYVFDARGIECSIDQVVITSGAQQAFNLLGMLLLNPGDSVWMEDPGHIAARIAFQAQGCDMVPLRIDDEGLDVQQGLRERPDARLAFTTPSRQHPLGTTMSYARRQELIDWARRSQGWIVEDDCDSEFRYVGRTLPALFALDAWERVIYVGTFSKVLYPSLRLGYVILPEALVEPFCAIRAVMDRSPSTLHQATTADFMRDGHFLGHIRRMRSLYQARQASVLEAMQRELSGFITPTPAEAGLHLIGWLPEGSDDTTVARGLAEHEVYTYALRDYCIRNYLPPGLLLGFAAVPEEQAGRRVQEFAQALKAMGWTL, encoded by the coding sequence ATGAAAACGCCCGGCGGCATGCTGCTCACCGGCATCGAGCTGGATCGCTCGAGCCCGATTCCCCTCTATCGCCAGCTGTACCTGCAGGTGCGCAAGCAGATCCTCTCCGGCCGGCTGCCCGGCGGCACGCGGCTGCCGTCGACGCGGACCCTGTGCAAGGAGCTGGGGCTGTCGCGCATCACGCTGCTCAATGCCTTCGACCAGCTGACCGCCGAGGGCTTCCTGGCCTCGCGCACGGGCGCCGGGACCTATGTCGGCAGCGAATGGGAAGGACGCAGCGCCGCCGATGCGCCGCGCAAGCCGCCGCGCCTGTCGAACCTGAGCCAGGCGGTGCATTCGCTGCGCAGCGAGCATTTCAGCGGGGTGTCGTACAGCACCTGGGCGCCGGATTGCCCGACCTCCTTCCTGCCCAGCCACCCGGCCTATGACGCCTTCCCGATGCTGGTGTGGAAGCGCCTGATGAACCGCCATCTGCGCAAGGGCAGCAAGGATTCGCTCGGCTACGGCGAGCTGAAGGGCCTGCAACGCTTGCGCGAGGCCATCGTCGAGTATGTATTCGACGCGCGCGGCATCGAATGCAGCATCGATCAGGTGGTGATCACCTCCGGCGCGCAGCAGGCGTTCAACCTGCTCGGCATGCTGCTGCTCAACCCCGGCGACAGCGTGTGGATGGAAGACCCCGGCCATATTGCCGCGCGCATCGCCTTCCAGGCGCAAGGGTGCGATATGGTGCCGCTGCGTATCGACGACGAGGGACTGGACGTGCAGCAGGGCCTGCGCGAGCGGCCGGATGCGCGCCTGGCGTTCACCACGCCGTCGCGGCAGCACCCGCTGGGCACCACCATGAGTTATGCGCGCCGGCAGGAACTGATCGACTGGGCCAGGCGCAGCCAGGGCTGGATAGTCGAGGACGATTGCGACAGCGAGTTCCGCTACGTGGGCCGCACGCTGCCGGCGCTGTTCGCGCTGGATGCCTGGGAGCGGGTGATCTATGTCGGCACCTTCAGCAAGGTGCTCTATCCGTCGTTGCGCCTGGGCTACGTGATCCTGCCGGAGGCGCTGGTGGAGCCGTTCTGCGCCATCCGCGCGGTGATGGACCGCAGCCCGTCGACGCTGCACCAGGCGACCACGGCGGACTTCATGCGGGACGGCCACTTCCTCGGCCATATCCGCCGCATGCGCAGCCTCTACCAGGCGCGCCAGGCCAGCGTGCTGGAGGCGATGCAGCGCGAGCTCAGCGGTTTCATCACGCCGACGCCCGCCGAAGCCGGGCTGCACCTGATCGGCTGGCTGCCCGAGGGCAGCGACGACACCACCGTCGCCCGAGGCCTGGCCGAGCATGAGGTGTACACCTACGCACTGCGCGACTACTGCATCCGTAATTACCTGCCGCCGGGGCTGCTGCTGGGCTTTGCCGCGGTGCCCGAGGAGCAGGCCGGACGGCGCGTGCAGGAATTCGCCCAGGCTCTGAAGGCGATGGGCTGGACGCTCTGA
- a CDS encoding sugar phosphate isomerase/epimerase family protein: MMNAIQARFADLLARNAAPADTPPPLLTPDLARRLLDRLDSLRLFAHGYPLLTNLTQGRVTPGDMLDFAYRHELDGLSLHLLDGEHNSLSQMTPEQLAAFGEKARALGLALHVEISSTRPEDVDQAVAVALAIGSRNIRVYSRYEGHLSRVMDLIELDLRRLAQLADQHDLNFDFEQHEELKSDEIAALLRKVGHPRLNALFDFGNMINACERPLPALAHLAPFIRQVHLKGVRVVPEANGFGHYGVLQGSAEDQLPGARMLLELLLLGDAAPQVVAFILEQENHYVAPAFRQSDEAADPFIPYREMSETPLPPGYSLERMLADEHRWANNQVRHMRGLLSEFRLLAELTLADAA, from the coding sequence ATAATGAATGCTATCCAAGCCCGATTCGCCGACTTGCTGGCGCGTAACGCCGCGCCCGCAGATACGCCCCCTCCTCTGCTGACCCCCGATCTCGCCCGCCGCCTGCTCGACCGTCTCGACAGCCTGCGCCTGTTCGCTCACGGCTACCCGCTGCTGACCAACCTGACCCAGGGCCGGGTCACGCCCGGCGACATGCTCGACTTCGCCTACCGCCACGAGCTGGATGGCCTCTCCCTGCACCTGCTGGACGGCGAGCACAACAGCCTGTCGCAGATGACTCCCGAGCAACTGGCCGCCTTCGGTGAGAAGGCCCGCGCCCTGGGCCTGGCCCTGCACGTGGAGATCAGCAGCACCCGCCCCGAGGACGTCGACCAGGCGGTGGCCGTGGCCCTGGCCATCGGCAGTCGCAATATCCGCGTCTACTCGCGCTACGAGGGTCACCTGTCGCGGGTGATGGACCTGATCGAGCTGGACCTGCGGCGCCTGGCGCAACTGGCCGACCAGCACGACCTGAACTTCGACTTCGAGCAGCACGAGGAGCTCAAGAGCGACGAGATCGCCGCGCTGCTGCGCAAGGTCGGGCATCCGCGCCTGAACGCGCTGTTCGACTTCGGCAACATGATCAACGCCTGCGAGCGGCCGCTGCCGGCGCTGGCCCACCTCGCCCCCTTCATCCGCCAGGTGCATCTGAAGGGCGTGCGCGTGGTACCCGAGGCGAATGGCTTCGGCCATTACGGCGTGCTGCAGGGCAGCGCCGAAGATCAGTTGCCCGGCGCGCGGATGCTGCTGGAGCTGCTGCTCCTCGGCGATGCTGCCCCCCAGGTGGTGGCGTTCATCCTCGAGCAGGAGAACCACTACGTCGCCCCGGCCTTCCGCCAGAGCGACGAGGCCGCCGACCCCTTCATTCCCTACCGCGAGATGAGCGAAACGCCGCTGCCGCCGGGCTACAGCCTGGAACGCATGCTGGCCGACGAGCACCGCTGGGCGAACAACCAGGTGCGCCATATGCGTGGGCTGCTGAGCGAGTTCCGCCTGCTGGCCGAACTGACCCTGGCCGACGCCGCCTGA
- a CDS encoding MFS transporter, with the protein MTAQAKAKWLRFLVLVLGGGTIYKLANLKDAFYIPMQEHMGLTHTQIGTLLSVNAIVATALFVVGGFLADRFETRRLIPVGLISIGGLGLYLATFPGYNQLLIIFSLLAICADCIFWPSLLKAIRNLGNDDEQSRMFGFLEGGRGVVDTLVAFSALGVFVALGSGAAGLKAAILFYSGIDIVVGALTLFLLREAPKANGAAAAKAEPQGLSGLLEAVRTPGIWLVSLNVFMVYIVYCGLTYFIPYLKDMYQLPVALVGAYGIINQYFLKVLGGPLGGYVADKRLKSPSRYLKWAFVALLPLMLVILSIPHGESYIYAGMAATLSFALVVFTMRGVFWAPMSEVGIPSRITGSAFGIGCLIGYAPGMFAYIIYGSLLDHYPGEQGYTYVFSLMSILAVVGVVVSGLLQRMVNKRAAAPVAEALA; encoded by the coding sequence ATGACAGCACAGGCTAAAGCCAAGTGGCTCCGTTTCCTCGTCCTGGTCCTGGGCGGCGGCACCATCTACAAGCTCGCCAACCTCAAGGACGCCTTCTACATCCCCATGCAGGAACACATGGGGCTGACGCACACGCAGATCGGCACCCTGCTGAGCGTCAACGCCATCGTCGCCACCGCGCTGTTCGTGGTCGGCGGCTTCCTCGCCGACCGCTTCGAAACGCGCCGCCTGATCCCCGTCGGCCTGATCAGTATCGGTGGGCTGGGTCTGTACCTGGCGACCTTCCCTGGCTACAACCAGCTGCTGATCATCTTCAGCCTGCTGGCGATCTGCGCCGACTGCATCTTCTGGCCGTCGCTGCTCAAGGCAATCCGCAACCTCGGCAATGACGACGAGCAGAGCCGCATGTTCGGCTTCCTCGAAGGCGGACGCGGGGTGGTCGACACACTGGTGGCCTTCTCCGCCCTGGGCGTGTTCGTTGCCCTGGGCTCTGGTGCGGCCGGGCTGAAGGCAGCGATCCTGTTCTACTCGGGGATCGACATCGTGGTCGGCGCGCTCACCCTGTTCCTGCTGCGCGAAGCCCCCAAGGCCAACGGCGCCGCCGCTGCCAAGGCCGAACCCCAGGGCCTCTCCGGCCTGCTGGAAGCGGTGCGCACGCCGGGGATCTGGCTGGTCAGCCTGAACGTGTTCATGGTCTATATCGTCTACTGCGGCCTGACCTACTTCATCCCCTACCTGAAGGACATGTACCAGCTGCCGGTGGCCCTGGTCGGTGCCTACGGCATCATCAACCAGTATTTCCTCAAGGTGCTGGGCGGCCCGCTGGGTGGCTACGTCGCCGACAAGCGCCTGAAGAGCCCGAGCCGTTACCTGAAGTGGGCGTTCGTCGCGCTGCTGCCGCTGATGCTGGTGATCCTCAGCATCCCCCACGGCGAGAGCTACATCTACGCTGGCATGGCCGCCACCCTGTCCTTCGCCCTTGTGGTGTTCACGATGCGCGGGGTGTTCTGGGCGCCGATGAGCGAAGTGGGCATCCCCTCGCGCATCACCGGCTCGGCCTTCGGTATCGGCTGCCTGATCGGCTACGCGCCAGGCATGTTCGCCTACATCATCTACGGCTCGCTGCTCGACCATTATCCGGGTGAACAGGGCTACACCTACGTGTTCAGCCTGATGAGCATCCTGGCGGTGGTGGGCGTGGTGGTTTCCGGCCTGCTGCAGCGGATGGTGAACAAGCGTGCGGCCGCTCCGGTGGCGGAGGCGCTGGCTTAA
- a CDS encoding DMT family transporter gives MPQPRYLLLTLLAMLAFAGNSLLCRLALRETSIDAASFTGLRLVSGAITLAILLRLRDGGWRPGGDWRSACALFVYAAAFSLAYVQMSAASGALLLFGAVQVGMLVAGYLNGERLHGWQLPGLALALGGIVVLLLPGASAPPVGSAALMILAGLAWALYSLRGRRGGDPLAATTGNFLRSVPLAVAMSLALSMKLDLDLHGSIYAVLSGALASGVGYAIWYSALTGLGALQAASVQLSVPAFTALGGALLLGEHLTLRLGLSTLAVLGGIALILAGKRKAA, from the coding sequence ATGCCTCAACCCCGCTATCTGCTGCTGACGTTGCTCGCCATGCTGGCCTTCGCCGGCAATTCCCTGCTGTGCCGCCTCGCCTTGCGCGAGACAAGTATCGACGCCGCCAGTTTCACCGGGCTGCGCCTGGTTTCCGGGGCGATCACCCTCGCCATTCTGCTGCGCCTGCGCGACGGCGGCTGGCGCCCGGGTGGCGACTGGCGCAGTGCCTGTGCGCTGTTCGTCTATGCCGCGGCCTTTTCCCTGGCCTATGTGCAGATGAGTGCGGCCAGCGGAGCGCTGCTGTTGTTCGGCGCGGTGCAGGTGGGAATGCTGGTGGCGGGCTACCTGAACGGCGAGCGGCTGCACGGCTGGCAGTTGCCGGGGCTGGCCCTGGCGCTGGGCGGCATCGTCGTGCTGCTGTTGCCAGGAGCCAGTGCGCCGCCGGTGGGCAGTGCGGCGCTGATGATCCTCGCCGGCCTCGCCTGGGCGCTCTACAGCCTGCGCGGTCGACGGGGCGGCGATCCGCTGGCGGCCACCACCGGCAACTTCCTGCGCAGCGTGCCACTGGCCGTCGCGATGAGCCTGGCGCTGTCGATGAAACTCGACCTCGACCTGCACGGGTCGATCTACGCGGTGCTCTCCGGCGCACTGGCATCGGGCGTCGGCTATGCCATCTGGTACAGCGCATTGACGGGCCTGGGCGCGCTCCAGGCCGCGTCGGTACAACTCAGCGTGCCGGCGTTCACGGCGCTCGGCGGCGCGCTGCTGCTGGGCGAACACCTGACCCTGCGCCTGGGTCTGTCGACCCTGGCGGTGCTGGGCGGCATTGCGCTCATCCTTGCCGGCAAGCGCAAGGCTGCCTGA
- a CDS encoding DUF2790 domain-containing protein, with protein sequence MRTLIALGCFTFTCAALAAQDVPPAQDYHFGQTLDIKRVVQPADLSFCGIREVEMVYEDSAGQLHRLRYPVWGLFCANEN encoded by the coding sequence ATGAGAACACTGATCGCACTGGGTTGCTTCACCTTCACCTGCGCGGCGCTTGCCGCACAGGATGTCCCGCCCGCGCAGGACTACCACTTCGGCCAGACACTCGACATCAAGCGCGTGGTGCAGCCGGCGGACCTGAGCTTCTGCGGCATTCGTGAAGTGGAAATGGTCTACGAAGACAGCGCCGGGCAGCTGCATCGCCTGCGCTACCCGGTGTGGGGGCTGTTCTGCGCCAACGAGAACTGA
- a CDS encoding cytochrome b, translating into MKPTYFPLSLRVLHWLMAPLVLAMLLIGLGMVASVSPRHAALVAIHKPLGAALLVLVLLRIVVRLTHSVPPLPGDMPGWQRSAAHLSHLLLYGLLLVQPLVGWTMQSAGGYPVVLWGGFELPALVSPSVQLHTILRGAHSVIAYALLLTILLHLAAALFHGLIRRDAVLPSMTGAPMPPDPTGERP; encoded by the coding sequence ATGAAGCCAACCTACTTCCCGCTCTCCCTGCGCGTGCTCCACTGGCTGATGGCGCCCCTGGTGCTGGCCATGCTGCTGATCGGCCTGGGCATGGTCGCCAGCGTCTCCCCGCGTCACGCCGCGCTGGTGGCCATCCACAAACCGCTCGGTGCCGCGCTGCTGGTGCTCGTGCTGCTGCGCATCGTCGTGCGCCTTACCCATAGCGTCCCGCCGCTGCCCGGCGACATGCCCGGCTGGCAACGCAGCGCCGCGCACCTTTCGCACTTGCTGCTCTACGGCCTGTTGCTGGTCCAGCCCCTGGTCGGCTGGACCATGCAGTCCGCCGGCGGCTACCCGGTGGTGCTCTGGGGCGGCTTCGAACTGCCCGCGCTGGTCTCGCCTTCGGTGCAATTGCACACGATTCTGCGCGGCGCCCACAGCGTGATCGCCTACGCCCTGCTGCTCACCATCCTCCTGCACCTCGCCGCCGCGCTGTTCCACGGACTCATCCGCCGCGATGCAGTCCTGCCCAGCATGACCGGCGCGCCCATGCCTCCCGACCCGACCGGAGAACGGCCATGA
- a CDS encoding catalase family peroxidase, which yields MTETPPNAALRLAAIGAVVLGVAAVFAYTAGWLDPQRLTPAKVIDTLEANGGVHPGYRRNHAKGLCVIGHFESNGGAAALSRASVFAPGNVPVVGRLAIPGGNPAASDGAAPIRSLALRFLPKDGQEWRTGMNAMPVFVVRDVASFYDLQKATAPQPGTGKPDPEKAGAFFKAHPETQAFRDWAKSSTPSSSYANSAYYGLNAFYLVDRDGREHPVRWSVQPVAPYEPLAADKRGEANFLNAELTQRLAAGPLRWRLQLTLGEPGDSTADATQAWPKERRQVDAGELVIERLQPEIGGDCRDINYDPLILPDGIRASDDPLLSARSAAYSESFNRRTREQAQENN from the coding sequence ATGACAGAAACTCCGCCCAACGCAGCCCTGCGCCTGGCCGCCATCGGCGCCGTGGTGCTCGGCGTGGCCGCCGTCTTCGCCTACACGGCCGGTTGGCTCGACCCCCAGCGACTCACCCCGGCCAAGGTGATCGACACCCTGGAAGCCAACGGCGGCGTCCACCCCGGCTACCGGCGCAACCACGCCAAGGGCCTGTGCGTGATCGGTCATTTCGAGAGCAACGGCGGTGCCGCCGCACTGTCGCGAGCCAGCGTCTTCGCGCCGGGCAACGTGCCCGTGGTGGGGCGCCTGGCTATTCCCGGTGGCAACCCGGCGGCCAGTGACGGCGCCGCGCCGATCCGCAGTCTCGCGCTGCGCTTCCTGCCGAAGGACGGCCAGGAATGGCGCACCGGCATGAATGCCATGCCGGTCTTCGTGGTACGCGATGTCGCCAGCTTCTACGACCTGCAGAAGGCAACGGCCCCGCAACCCGGCACCGGCAAGCCTGACCCGGAAAAGGCCGGCGCCTTCTTCAAGGCCCATCCGGAAACCCAGGCCTTCCGTGACTGGGCGAAATCCTCCACACCGTCCTCCAGCTACGCCAATAGCGCCTACTACGGCCTCAATGCCTTCTACCTGGTGGACCGGGACGGTCGCGAGCACCCGGTGCGCTGGTCCGTGCAGCCCGTCGCGCCCTACGAACCGCTGGCGGCGGACAAGCGCGGCGAGGCCAACTTCCTCAACGCGGAGCTGACCCAGCGCCTCGCTGCCGGTCCGCTGCGCTGGCGCTTGCAACTCACCCTCGGTGAACCCGGCGACAGCACCGCCGATGCTACCCAGGCCTGGCCGAAGGAGCGCCGGCAGGTGGACGCCGGTGAGCTGGTGATCGAACGCCTGCAACCGGAAATCGGCGGCGACTGCCGCGACATCAACTACGACCCGCTGATCCTCCCCGACGGCATTCGCGCCTCCGACGACCCGCTGCTCAGCGCCCGCTCGGCCGCCTACTCGGAATCCTTCAATCGCCGCACCCGTGAGCAGGCCCAGGAGAACAACTGA